One stretch of Rosistilla oblonga DNA includes these proteins:
- a CDS encoding FAD-dependent oxidoreductase: MSPKVDEASTKNIVLLGMGHTNADIAHRWQEDPIPGCRLTCISKFPTATYSGMLPGTLGQQFRDDEMRIDLASLADRAGADFILADTSGLDLNAGQIHFHDHPSIPFDLLSIGVGSMPAGWAEYSDSPLMVPIKPMQTFLQRLDARLQTASRSAGGPMRVAIVGGGVASVEIACCLQARAGKSDNNRPLAIEIFTSSEHVADGMTTRSIDRIERLLERRGINVQRSRRVVEVGETDLATDDGQRHVADCVIWATGAAAPPVLQQLGLQTDDRGFIATAATLQSLTDPRIFAVGDAGTIVASPSPKAGVYAVRQCPVLWDNLNASIAGQPLDEFDPQSDFLKILNTGDGKALLEFGRWTAHSRWCWWLKTWIDRRFVQKFQRPD, translated from the coding sequence GTGAGCCCGAAGGTCGACGAAGCGTCAACTAAGAACATCGTGCTGCTGGGGATGGGGCATACGAATGCCGATATCGCCCATCGCTGGCAGGAGGATCCGATCCCGGGCTGCCGTTTGACCTGCATCAGCAAATTCCCGACGGCGACCTATTCGGGCATGCTGCCGGGAACGCTGGGCCAGCAATTCCGCGACGATGAGATGCGGATCGATCTTGCCAGCCTGGCCGATCGCGCCGGGGCCGACTTTATCCTGGCCGACACCAGCGGGCTCGATCTCAATGCCGGCCAGATCCACTTTCACGATCACCCGTCGATTCCTTTCGACCTGCTCTCGATCGGCGTCGGTTCGATGCCGGCCGGCTGGGCTGAATATTCCGATTCGCCCCTGATGGTCCCGATCAAACCGATGCAGACGTTCCTGCAGCGTCTCGACGCGCGACTGCAGACCGCCTCGCGATCCGCCGGCGGGCCGATGCGCGTTGCCATCGTGGGCGGCGGCGTCGCCAGCGTCGAGATCGCGTGCTGTCTGCAGGCGCGGGCTGGCAAGAGCGACAACAACCGCCCTTTGGCGATCGAGATCTTCACCAGCAGCGAACATGTCGCTGATGGGATGACGACGCGCAGCATCGACCGCATCGAGCGACTGTTGGAACGACGCGGGATCAACGTTCAACGGTCACGTCGCGTCGTCGAGGTCGGCGAGACCGATCTGGCGACCGACGACGGCCAACGCCACGTTGCCGATTGCGTGATCTGGGCGACCGGCGCTGCTGCCCCGCCGGTTTTGCAGCAGCTCGGCTTGCAGACCGACGACCGCGGCTTCATCGCCACCGCGGCGACCCTCCAGTCGTTAACCGATCCGCGAATCTTTGCCGTCGGCGACGCGGGGACGATCGTCGCTTCACCGTCTCCCAAAGCGGGAGTTTATGCGGTTCGGCAGTGCCCCGTGTTATGGGACAACTTAAATGCGTCGATCGCTGGTCAACCGCTGGATGAATTCGATCCACAATCCGATTTCCTGAAGATCCTCAATACCGGTGACGGCAAGGCGCTGTTGGAGTTCGGTCGCTGGACAGCCCACAGCCGTTGGTGTTGGTGGTTGAAGACATGGATCGATCGGCGGTTCGTGCAAAAATTCCAACGCCCCGATTAA
- a CDS encoding bacterioferritin: MTRVETLKNLQTALSMELTATHQYQLHAGVLDDWGMDRLATKMRQEMQEEIGHSDEYLARILFLNGEPELALQKTPVVAHSLKEMFELDLADEREAIGFYSAAAQKAAEEGDLGSRMLFERIAIDEEGHIGWLELQLSLLDRMGEPAYIAKHMSVEGEDENH; encoded by the coding sequence ATGACTCGAGTCGAAACGTTGAAGAATCTGCAGACAGCTCTTTCGATGGAACTGACGGCGACGCATCAGTACCAATTACACGCGGGCGTCCTGGACGACTGGGGCATGGATCGATTGGCGACGAAGATGCGTCAAGAGATGCAAGAAGAGATCGGGCATTCGGACGAATACCTGGCCCGAATCCTGTTCTTAAACGGGGAACCCGAACTGGCGCTGCAGAAGACACCCGTCGTTGCCCATTCGCTCAAAGAGATGTTTGAATTGGACCTGGCCGATGAGCGTGAGGCGATCGGTTTTTATTCGGCTGCGGCCCAGAAAGCTGCCGAAGAAGGAGACCTCGGATCGCGGATGCTGTTCGAACGGATCGCGATCGATGAAGAGGGGCACATCGGCTGGCTGGAACTGCAACTGAGCCTGCTGGACCGAATGGGCGAACCGGCTTACATCGCGAAGCACATGTCGGTCGAAGGCGAAGACGAAAACCACTGA
- a CDS encoding acylphosphatase, producing MERIEVFYRGHVQGVGFRYNACEQADGLAVTGWVQNLPDRRVQMVAEGSIGDLKELLRRIDQSMSGNIRDKSVAWQSATGQLAPFQIKH from the coding sequence ATGGAACGTATCGAAGTCTTTTACCGCGGTCACGTCCAAGGCGTTGGCTTTCGCTACAACGCCTGCGAGCAAGCCGATGGGCTGGCCGTGACCGGTTGGGTGCAAAACTTGCCCGACCGCCGAGTGCAGATGGTCGCCGAAGGAAGCATTGGCGACTTAAAGGAACTGCTTCGCCGAATCGATCAATCGATGTCGGGAAACATCCGCGACAAGTCGGTCGCTTGGCAATCTGCCACGGGGCAATTGGCCCCGTTTCAAATCAAGCACTGA
- a CDS encoding SpoIIE family protein phosphatase — MAFLSTISGPSKGARHEIPPGEIIIGRHPECKVVVEVGAVSRHHAKIVRSDDLIQLEDLKSRNGTFVNGQLISGLHTLREGDQIRICEVEFSFHTGEQPGFMGPESSTGLLNDSSGSGFGVVLVDDDGADADLESSSGQVEVQKDSSGVVRLDAGTDAKLRALLDISRSLGGQLVLDEVLPATLESLFRIFPQADRGFIVLETPDGKLVPRWAQNRSKGEEGTVRISRTIIRQVMNEGTPMISLDAASDERFEMSESIADFRIRSMICAPLIDSNGKAFGALQIDTMDQKNRFNAIDIDLLSSVATQAGVAIHNAKMHENALQQQAVEQDLRLANDVQHAFLPMSPPDVEGYEFHSFYRAAHHIGGDYFDYVDLGEGRVGIIVADVVGHGVAAAMYMAKLSAETRFCLASEPDPAKAIDKLNERMCSLPVEQFVTFLLVVLDPKSHTMTIVNAGHMPPIVLSPDGKLSEPGEEESGVPIAVMDGFEYERITIPIQPGDLAVMYTDGINEAMDINDEEFGMERVRAAVLAGGKPEVIGERILSEISDFAGNAPQFDDMCIVILGRNKT, encoded by the coding sequence ATGGCGTTCTTAAGTACAATTTCGGGGCCCTCCAAAGGGGCACGACACGAGATTCCGCCAGGCGAAATCATCATCGGTCGCCATCCCGAATGCAAAGTGGTTGTCGAAGTCGGGGCGGTCAGCCGTCATCACGCGAAGATCGTGCGGTCGGACGATTTGATCCAGCTGGAGGATCTCAAGAGCCGCAACGGGACGTTCGTTAATGGACAACTGATCAGCGGCCTGCATACGCTCCGCGAGGGAGATCAGATCCGGATCTGCGAGGTGGAGTTCAGTTTTCATACTGGCGAACAGCCCGGCTTCATGGGGCCCGAATCGTCGACCGGCCTGTTGAACGATTCCAGCGGCAGCGGTTTTGGCGTGGTCCTTGTCGACGACGACGGGGCCGACGCTGATCTCGAATCTTCCAGCGGCCAGGTCGAAGTCCAGAAGGACAGCAGCGGCGTCGTCCGGCTCGATGCAGGGACCGATGCCAAGCTGCGCGCGTTGCTCGACATCTCGCGATCCTTGGGCGGGCAATTGGTGTTGGACGAGGTTCTGCCGGCAACGCTGGAGAGTTTGTTCCGGATCTTCCCGCAAGCCGACCGCGGCTTCATCGTGTTGGAAACACCCGATGGCAAATTGGTGCCCCGGTGGGCCCAAAATCGCAGCAAGGGAGAAGAGGGAACCGTGCGGATCAGTCGCACGATCATCCGCCAGGTGATGAACGAGGGGACGCCGATGATCTCCTTGGACGCCGCCAGCGACGAACGCTTTGAGATGAGCGAATCGATCGCCGACTTCCGCATCCGATCGATGATCTGCGCTCCGTTGATCGACAGCAATGGCAAGGCCTTTGGCGCGTTGCAGATCGACACGATGGATCAGAAGAATCGATTCAACGCGATCGATATCGATCTGCTCTCGTCGGTCGCAACCCAAGCCGGCGTGGCGATCCATAATGCCAAGATGCATGAAAACGCGCTCCAACAGCAGGCTGTAGAACAGGATCTGCGGTTGGCCAACGATGTCCAGCACGCCTTCCTGCCGATGTCGCCGCCCGATGTCGAGGGCTACGAATTTCACAGCTTCTATCGCGCCGCGCATCACATCGGCGGCGACTACTTCGATTACGTCGACCTCGGCGAGGGACGCGTTGGGATCATCGTTGCCGATGTCGTTGGCCACGGCGTCGCTGCGGCGATGTACATGGCCAAGCTGTCAGCCGAAACGCGGTTCTGTTTGGCTAGCGAACCCGATCCCGCGAAAGCCATCGATAAACTGAACGAGCGAATGTGCTCGCTGCCGGTCGAGCAGTTCGTCACGTTCCTGTTGGTCGTGTTGGATCCGAAATCGCACACGATGACGATCGTTAACGCGGGGCACATGCCGCCGATCGTGTTGTCTCCCGATGGCAAGTTGAGCGAGCCGGGGGAAGAGGAGTCGGGGGTTCCAATTGCTGTGATGGACGGGTTCGAATACGAACGTATCACGATTCCCATCCAACCGGGCGACCTGGCGGTGATGTATACCGACGGGATCAACGAAGCGATGGACATCAACGACGAGGAATTTGGGATGGAACGCGTCCGCGCGGCGGTCCTTGCTGGCGGAAAGCCCGAGGTGATCGGCGAGCGGATTCTGTCGGAGATCTCCGATTTTGCTGGCAATGCGCCCCAGTTCGACGATATGTGTATCGTGATCTTAGGACGCAACAAAACGTAG
- a CDS encoding sugar phosphate isomerase/epimerase family protein, which translates to MPKLSVNELSTYRWSFEEDVFAYAKHGFDSIGIWRAKLAEYGTEKGAELIQENGLRVSSVGWAGGFTGGDGRSFNDSIHDALDAVDLAAQLGAECLIVVSGDRNNHTGSHSRRLLRQALTEVCEAAAALHLDVALEPMHLGAGTQGCFLNNIQNTIDAIGEISWPGLGLVFDSYHLGHDPNLFQWLPDVAPLVRLVQLGDAAHVPMGEQDRLLLGQGKQDLAAIVECFEDAGYDGSFELELIGESIEHLDYDQMLEHSFQALNALVRTPAES; encoded by the coding sequence ATGCCTAAACTTTCCGTCAATGAGTTGTCGACCTACCGTTGGTCGTTTGAAGAAGATGTCTTCGCATATGCGAAGCACGGCTTCGATTCGATCGGCATCTGGCGGGCCAAGTTGGCTGAATACGGCACCGAAAAAGGGGCCGAGCTGATTCAAGAAAACGGGCTCCGCGTCTCTTCGGTCGGTTGGGCCGGCGGCTTCACCGGCGGCGACGGGCGAAGTTTCAACGACAGCATCCACGACGCGTTGGATGCCGTCGATCTCGCGGCTCAATTGGGTGCCGAATGTTTGATCGTCGTCTCGGGCGATCGCAACAACCACACCGGATCACACTCGCGACGTCTGCTGCGTCAAGCACTGACGGAAGTCTGCGAAGCGGCCGCGGCGTTGCACTTGGACGTGGCTCTCGAACCGATGCATCTCGGTGCCGGAACCCAGGGCTGTTTCCTGAACAACATCCAAAACACGATCGATGCGATCGGCGAGATCAGCTGGCCCGGTTTGGGATTGGTCTTCGATTCGTATCATCTGGGGCACGACCCCAACTTGTTCCAATGGTTGCCCGACGTCGCGCCTTTGGTGCGGTTGGTTCAACTGGGCGATGCCGCTCACGTCCCGATGGGCGAACAGGATCGTCTGCTGTTGGGCCAAGGCAAGCAGGATTTGGCTGCGATCGTCGAATGCTTTGAAGACGCCGGCTACGACGGCAGCTTCGAACTTGAGTTGATCGGCGAGTCGATCGAGCATCTCGATTACGACCAGATGTTGGAGCATTCGTTCCAAGCTTTGAACGCTCTGGTCCGCACGCCTGCAGAATCTTGA
- a CDS encoding translation initiation factor, which translates to MRLFAGTQFDIPPTCDRCGALEQDCKCPPLPPPKLDPQKQTARLMTEKRKRGKVVTLIKGLPAEGNDLPALLTKLKSRCGAGGTIKEDQLEIQGDHLETARSVLSEIGFRTKG; encoded by the coding sequence ATGAGACTCTTCGCAGGCACACAATTCGACATCCCGCCGACATGCGATCGCTGCGGCGCACTCGAACAAGATTGCAAGTGCCCACCGTTGCCGCCGCCCAAACTCGATCCGCAAAAACAGACAGCGCGGCTGATGACCGAAAAGCGAAAACGCGGCAAAGTGGTCACGTTGATCAAAGGTCTGCCCGCCGAAGGAAACGATCTTCCCGCGCTGCTAACAAAACTGAAGTCGCGGTGCGGCGCTGGCGGCACGATCAAAGAGGACCAGCTGGAAATCCAAGGCGATCACCTGGAGACCGCCCGCAGTGTGCTGAGCGAAATTGGCTTCCGCACCAAAGGCTAA
- a CDS encoding flagellin hook IN motif-containing protein, which yields MSLLPVSTPRTADGLTQQRLIRQLNTDSLALEDLYTQLSTGQRVNTLSDDPAAAITAISLQASQEYSATMLRNAQSAEGYLNVTDTVSATIDNALIEAQGTIIAGAQEPLGEEERDAYAESLALTIDRLITAANQNYRGHYVLGGAIDQSPPLAREEDFVVWSGTTALQSTQISKDWLLDTGINAQESLGVGATIASSNDLNAAITRDTPLSTLYGGGGVTPSVIRASGGDGWTDIDLRAAKTIGDLQDALNNVALEGRQLDVTVTSTGISIDYADGLGGTLSIDDVGEGKTADRLGIRNPLGFSGLPLVSHNLNPAITKSVNLADTNGGAGIDVSAGFKISQGNREFTVDLSQAETVEDVVVAINLSGADVKASIDSKSGQIEIAGLADGVDYSIGENGGNAAELLGLRTSSAATKLSELNRGLGYQTTGGTDLTIQRTDGSMLEIDVDGAETIGDVVDRINNHVDNIGPNAVTASLRTDGNGIQLQSIAGTSTLTIGQPSGSSVGEALGLIAAGDSQTEAVDEAGNAVIRGDDYKPVETGSTLDTLLRLQVAIRAGDIPEITRLAPQMDQHLQQSVQMRADVGSRVQNLNNVRQQTEELSIELSAQLSNQIDADFASVISEMTARQQAMQASLQVIAQISQLTVLNFL from the coding sequence ATGAGTTTGCTGCCGGTTTCCACGCCACGAACAGCCGATGGGCTGACGCAGCAACGCTTGATTCGTCAGCTGAATACCGACAGCTTGGCGCTGGAAGACCTGTACACGCAGCTGAGCACCGGGCAGCGCGTCAATACGCTCAGCGACGATCCCGCCGCGGCGATCACGGCGATCTCTTTACAAGCATCGCAGGAATATTCGGCAACGATGCTGCGCAACGCGCAATCGGCCGAGGGATATCTGAACGTCACCGATACGGTTTCAGCGACGATCGACAACGCCCTGATCGAAGCTCAAGGGACGATCATCGCCGGTGCTCAGGAACCGCTTGGGGAAGAGGAGCGGGATGCGTATGCGGAGAGTCTGGCGCTAACCATCGATCGCTTGATCACCGCGGCAAATCAGAACTACCGCGGTCACTACGTCTTGGGTGGAGCGATCGACCAATCGCCCCCGCTGGCTCGCGAGGAAGACTTTGTCGTCTGGTCGGGAACTACCGCTTTGCAATCGACGCAAATCAGCAAGGATTGGCTGCTCGATACCGGTATCAACGCGCAAGAGTCGCTGGGAGTCGGGGCGACGATCGCATCGAGCAACGATCTTAATGCAGCGATCACGCGCGACACGCCACTGAGTACGCTGTATGGCGGTGGAGGTGTTACGCCGAGTGTGATCCGAGCCAGCGGCGGCGATGGCTGGACCGATATCGATCTCCGCGCGGCGAAGACGATTGGCGATCTACAAGACGCGCTCAACAACGTCGCCTTGGAGGGACGTCAGCTGGACGTAACGGTGACGTCGACGGGAATCTCGATCGACTATGCCGATGGGCTTGGCGGCACGCTTTCGATCGATGACGTCGGCGAAGGCAAGACGGCAGACCGACTGGGAATCCGGAATCCACTTGGCTTCAGCGGCCTACCGCTGGTTTCTCACAACCTGAATCCCGCGATAACCAAGTCGGTAAATCTGGCGGATACAAATGGTGGAGCGGGGATCGACGTTTCCGCCGGATTTAAGATCAGCCAAGGGAATCGCGAGTTCACCGTCGACCTCAGCCAAGCGGAGACGGTGGAAGACGTGGTTGTGGCGATCAATCTTTCGGGAGCCGACGTGAAGGCGTCGATCGATTCGAAGTCGGGGCAGATTGAAATCGCGGGCCTTGCCGACGGGGTCGATTATTCGATCGGTGAAAACGGCGGTAATGCAGCGGAACTGTTGGGGCTGCGAACCTCTAGCGCCGCGACGAAACTCAGCGAACTCAATCGCGGTCTGGGTTATCAAACCACCGGCGGCACCGACCTCACGATCCAGCGAACCGACGGCAGCATGCTGGAGATCGACGTCGATGGAGCGGAGACGATCGGCGATGTGGTCGATCGAATCAACAACCATGTCGACAACATTGGCCCCAACGCGGTGACCGCCAGTTTGCGAACCGACGGCAATGGGATTCAGTTGCAGAGTATCGCAGGCACTTCGACGTTGACGATTGGTCAGCCCTCGGGCAGCAGCGTCGGAGAGGCGTTGGGATTGATCGCCGCGGGAGATTCGCAAACCGAAGCGGTCGACGAAGCGGGTAACGCCGTGATCCGTGGCGACGACTACAAGCCGGTCGAGACCGGCAGTACGTTGGACACGTTGCTGCGGTTGCAGGTGGCGATTCGAGCTGGTGACATTCCGGAAATCACACGCCTTGCGCCGCAGATGGATCAACATCTTCAGCAATCGGTTCAGATGCGAGCCGATGTGGGTTCGCGGGTGCAGAACTTGAACAACGTCCGCCAGCAGACCGAAGAACTGTCGATCGAACTGTCTGCCCAGCTATCGAATCAGATCGACGCCGACTTTGCCTCGGTGATCAGCGAAATGACGGCGCGGCAACAGGCGATGCAAGCCAGTTTGCAAGTGATCGCGCAGATATCGCAGTTAACCGTATTGAACTTCCTTTAA
- the fliW gene encoding flagellar assembly protein FliW — MRINTSRFGTLDLAENELFNFPQGLIGLESLKVWCLVPDPTSPAVAWLQSVSRATQAVAVISPRAFVENYRACVSSRDLGTLQIRPQDRTYIVTTVAGHVGRLTTNLQAPIVINLDRQLGCQVVATDDQPLRFALHIAFEHRAAA; from the coding sequence ATGCGTATCAACACCAGCCGCTTCGGAACGCTCGACCTGGCAGAAAACGAACTGTTCAACTTCCCTCAAGGATTGATCGGTCTCGAATCGCTAAAGGTATGGTGCTTGGTTCCCGATCCGACCAGCCCCGCCGTCGCTTGGCTGCAATCGGTATCGCGAGCGACTCAAGCCGTGGCGGTGATCAGCCCACGAGCGTTTGTCGAAAACTATCGAGCCTGCGTCTCGTCGCGCGATCTGGGAACGCTGCAGATTCGCCCCCAAGATCGAACCTACATCGTGACAACTGTCGCCGGTCACGTCGGTCGCCTGACCACCAACTTGCAAGCTCCGATCGTGATCAACCTCGATCGCCAACTCGGTTGCCAAGTCGTCGCGACCGACGATCAACCGCTCCGATTTGCACTGCACATCGCGTTTGAACACCGCGCCGCGGCGTAA
- a CDS encoding DUF1553 domain-containing protein, with product MFRILPLLCLSLFAVIDLQFAVAQPEISAQERRFFETKIRPVLVEHCYGCHSVEADEIGGKLLLDSQAAMMKGGESGPALLPSDPENSLIIQALRYDEGASAMPPDAPLPETVVGDFVRWVSRGAADPRIEATTHPTDDELDRESLWSFQPRRSPLPPQIADASWALDPLDHFVGARLESEGLHPTTDAPPETLVRRLYVDLIGLPPTNDQAAAFIADCEHDRSGAIRRLVDRLLSSPQFGIRWGRHWLDVARYGESNGNDGLGRNASMPNAWRYRDYVIDAMNRDTPYDRFLTEQIAGDLLPAETADQRNRNLIATGFLAIGSKPAVAMNKNFAMDIVDDQINAVCTATIGLSVACARCHDHKHDPIPTRDYYALAGIFSSTETLYGLAGNEPLTAPPTPLHPLRDQWMTESEDRDARSTSPIFPASYPQAIESLDPLIYSSLESVPEKLKAEDVGGFSPKNFAALKGSRLIGKLPTADVSYSVAFWFKNESPNGSRPITAYLFSRGMLNDKNNPGDHLGIGGTHKKSRMGKLFVFNGNAGKKSVAGSTVIQPQTWNHIAMVRRDAEVQVFLNGRLEIEATIPATFGDSLDFCFAARSEKFAPLNGNMAHLALFQRALSTKEANDLYLAADQPEPPRTLGWAMGVRERKPEKIVDSKVHIDGQTGKYGPQVPRGTLTAYRQFVDADDPTIGLSANIAEELQIAPERSGRLELARWLTDPSHPQTARVMVNRIWLHLMGRGIVSTPDDFGVYGGRPSHPELLDHLANRFVDSGWSIKQLIRAIVLSRTYQLHSACEPSLAAADPENLLYGRHLSRRLDAESIRDSMLLASGELDFAQGQGSAIEETVALINWPLGASSNLHRPSNHRSVYLCMLRHAPPAELSAFDLPDGIGVMGQRNVTTLPTQSLFFMNSPFVVAQSERLAERLMASGGDDDSKVRLLFQTTLQRPPSPLELKQAVALVLQTETSFPSEIDLPHRQQKAWASLCQALFTSNEFRYVD from the coding sequence TTGTTTCGAATCCTTCCCTTGCTCTGCCTCAGCCTATTCGCAGTCATCGATCTGCAGTTCGCGGTTGCCCAGCCGGAGATCTCGGCGCAAGAGCGAAGGTTTTTCGAGACCAAGATCCGGCCGGTTTTGGTCGAGCATTGTTACGGTTGCCACAGCGTCGAAGCCGACGAAATTGGCGGTAAGCTGCTGCTCGATAGCCAGGCAGCGATGATGAAAGGGGGAGAGTCGGGACCAGCCTTGCTGCCCAGCGATCCCGAGAACAGCCTGATCATTCAAGCCTTGCGATACGACGAGGGCGCATCGGCGATGCCTCCCGATGCTCCGTTGCCCGAGACGGTCGTCGGCGATTTTGTCCGTTGGGTTTCCCGTGGCGCAGCCGATCCGCGGATCGAAGCGACGACACATCCCACCGATGATGAACTCGATCGCGAATCGCTGTGGTCGTTTCAACCACGCCGTTCACCTCTGCCGCCGCAGATTGCCGACGCCTCGTGGGCTCTCGATCCATTGGACCATTTTGTCGGTGCGCGGCTGGAATCCGAAGGGCTGCATCCGACGACAGATGCTCCACCCGAAACTCTCGTTCGGCGTCTGTATGTCGACTTGATTGGACTACCACCAACCAACGATCAAGCTGCTGCCTTTATCGCCGATTGCGAGCATGATCGCAGCGGTGCAATTCGTCGCTTGGTCGATCGCCTGCTCTCCTCGCCACAGTTCGGGATTCGCTGGGGACGCCATTGGTTGGACGTCGCGCGTTATGGAGAATCCAACGGCAACGATGGACTGGGACGCAACGCGAGCATGCCCAATGCGTGGCGTTACCGCGACTATGTCATCGACGCGATGAACCGCGACACGCCCTACGACCGCTTCTTAACCGAACAGATCGCCGGTGACCTGTTGCCCGCCGAGACGGCTGACCAGCGGAATCGGAATCTCATCGCGACCGGATTCCTCGCTATCGGTTCGAAGCCAGCCGTCGCGATGAACAAAAATTTCGCGATGGACATCGTCGACGATCAGATCAACGCGGTCTGCACGGCGACGATTGGATTGAGTGTCGCATGTGCGCGTTGCCACGATCACAAACACGATCCGATCCCCACCCGCGATTACTACGCCTTGGCGGGAATCTTCTCCAGCACCGAAACGCTCTACGGCTTAGCGGGGAATGAACCGCTGACCGCTCCGCCAACACCGCTCCATCCGCTCCGTGACCAATGGATGACGGAGAGCGAGGATCGGGATGCCCGCAGCACTTCGCCGATTTTCCCCGCCAGCTATCCGCAAGCGATCGAGAGCCTCGATCCGTTGATCTACAGCTCTTTGGAATCGGTTCCGGAGAAATTGAAAGCCGAAGATGTCGGAGGTTTTTCACCGAAGAACTTTGCCGCACTCAAGGGGAGTCGCTTGATTGGGAAACTGCCCACCGCGGACGTCTCCTACAGCGTCGCGTTTTGGTTCAAAAACGAATCACCCAACGGAAGTCGCCCGATCACGGCGTATCTGTTTTCCCGTGGCATGCTGAACGACAAAAACAACCCTGGCGATCATCTAGGAATTGGCGGTACCCACAAGAAGTCGCGGATGGGCAAGTTGTTCGTTTTCAATGGGAACGCTGGGAAGAAAAGTGTTGCCGGATCGACGGTGATTCAGCCGCAGACGTGGAACCATATTGCGATGGTCCGCCGAGACGCGGAGGTCCAAGTCTTCCTCAACGGACGATTGGAAATCGAAGCAACGATTCCAGCCACGTTTGGTGATTCGCTCGATTTCTGCTTCGCCGCTCGCAGCGAAAAGTTTGCTCCACTGAACGGCAACATGGCGCATCTCGCTCTGTTTCAAAGAGCTCTCTCAACTAAAGAAGCGAACGATTTATACCTCGCGGCGGACCAGCCCGAACCGCCACGAACCTTGGGTTGGGCGATGGGCGTGCGCGAACGCAAACCGGAAAAAATCGTCGACAGCAAAGTCCATATCGATGGGCAGACGGGCAAATATGGCCCGCAGGTCCCTCGAGGCACTCTGACCGCTTATCGCCAATTCGTCGACGCGGATGATCCGACCATTGGACTCAGTGCCAACATCGCAGAGGAATTGCAGATCGCTCCGGAGCGCAGCGGACGATTGGAGCTGGCGCGATGGCTGACCGATCCCTCCCATCCCCAAACCGCTCGCGTGATGGTGAATCGGATCTGGCTGCATTTGATGGGGCGCGGGATTGTGTCGACGCCCGACGATTTCGGTGTTTATGGCGGCCGACCATCGCACCCCGAATTACTCGACCACCTGGCGAACCGATTCGTCGATTCCGGTTGGTCGATCAAGCAACTGATCCGAGCAATCGTTCTCAGCCGGACCTACCAATTGCACAGCGCCTGCGAACCATCGCTGGCCGCCGCGGATCCCGAGAACCTTCTGTACGGGCGACACCTGTCGCGGCGGCTCGATGCCGAATCGATCCGAGACAGCATGTTATTGGCTAGCGGAGAACTCGATTTTGCTCAAGGACAAGGTTCCGCGATCGAGGAGACGGTTGCGTTGATCAATTGGCCGCTGGGCGCATCATCGAACCTCCATCGCCCCAGCAATCATCGCAGCGTCTATCTGTGCATGTTGCGACACGCGCCCCCCGCAGAACTGTCCGCCTTCGATCTGCCCGACGGGATTGGCGTGATGGGCCAGCGGAACGTGACGACGTTACCGACACAGTCGTTGTTCTTCATGAACAGCCCGTTTGTCGTGGCTCAGTCCGAACGACTTGCCGAACGATTGATGGCCAGTGGAGGAGACGACGACTCCAAAGTTCGGCTGCTATTCCAGACCACCCTCCAACGCCCACCTTCCCCACTTGAATTGAAACAAGCGGTGGCGTTGGTGCTGCAAACCGAGACCTCGTTCCCATCGGAAATCGATTTGCCGCACCGACAGCAGAAGGCGTGGGCCAGCCTCTGCCAAGCCTTGTTCACCTCCAACGAGTTTCGCTATGTCGACTAA